From the Gordonia bronchialis DSM 43247 genome, one window contains:
- a CDS encoding FAD:protein FMN transferase: MFDALGTRWTVTTPEPLAPSVCTAVADELDRIDRAWSRFRDDSMVAEIAAHPGSYPVDPVDQPLVDWYRRLYDLSAGAVSPFVGATLSDAGYDARYSLRPAERIRDTPRWDDVLTGHDGTLEVRRPVVIDVGAAGKGFAVDRVSAIVAATAPQHIVDGGGDMVIAGYDTPGRVALEHPDDTTRAIGVVDVADGAICASAVNRRAWADWHHIIDPRTSSPAREVVATWVLAPTAMEADGLATALFFTPAALLRGHFHHHDDGFHHLTVRRSGSVEHTAIPGLELYL, encoded by the coding sequence GTGTTCGACGCACTGGGCACCCGCTGGACCGTCACCACGCCGGAGCCGCTGGCGCCGAGTGTGTGCACCGCGGTCGCCGACGAACTCGACCGGATCGACCGCGCATGGTCGAGGTTCCGGGACGACTCCATGGTTGCCGAGATCGCCGCGCATCCGGGCAGTTACCCCGTCGACCCGGTCGATCAGCCGCTCGTCGACTGGTATCGGCGGCTGTACGACCTGAGCGCCGGTGCGGTGTCTCCCTTTGTCGGCGCGACCCTGTCCGACGCCGGATACGACGCGCGGTACTCGCTGCGGCCGGCGGAACGGATCCGGGACACGCCCCGCTGGGACGACGTGCTGACCGGACACGACGGCACGCTCGAGGTGCGACGACCGGTCGTGATCGATGTCGGCGCTGCCGGAAAGGGTTTCGCGGTCGACAGGGTATCGGCCATCGTGGCCGCGACCGCACCGCAACACATCGTCGATGGCGGCGGCGACATGGTGATCGCCGGGTACGACACGCCAGGACGGGTGGCGCTGGAGCATCCCGACGACACGACCCGGGCGATCGGTGTGGTAGACGTTGCCGACGGGGCGATCTGTGCGTCCGCGGTCAACCGTCGGGCCTGGGCGGACTGGCATCACATCATCGACCCGCGGACCTCGTCACCCGCACGTGAAGTCGTGGCCACCTGGGTGCTCGCCCCGACCGCGATGGAAGCCGACGGACTGGCCACCGCACTGTTCTTCACCCCGGCTGCCTTGTTGCGCGGACATTTTCACCATCACGACGACGGATTCCACCACCTGACCGTCCGGCGCAGCGGCAGCGTCGAGCAC